The following proteins are encoded in a genomic region of Methylobacterium tardum:
- the lnt gene encoding apolipoprotein N-acyltransferase, with protein MDGYARSAAVPSAPVRDPDPGRAAVPGAVLAIARLTGWRRLGLAWLVGALGALAMPPYGIVPALAVSLTVAVWLQDGAASGRTALRRFWPCFLIGWAWGFGYLTAGLWWLGRAFLVEADEFLWALPLGVIGLPFALGLFYGAGFGAAGLLWSRGTARIAALAFGIAAAEWLRGHVFTGFPWNTLGMALAQNLWLMQGAALIGLYGLTILAVLACAAPATLATGPRPLGRFGPSAAAAALLAGMAVYGAERLGPPDPVVAGIRLRLVQPNLPQDAKFRPENRADIVDRYIELSQRPVEAGAPEPTHIVWPESAFPFLIQRDPDALAKVAAGLKPGQHLITGAARAEEPLPGERLRYFNAVMVIGRDGRISDSYDKVHLVPFGEYLPAPLDAALRALGLRQFVAIPGGFSAGSLVARQILSVPGLPSVAATICYEAIFPHAILPAGHVAPAQEPAGLILNVTNDAWFGDTPGPRQHLAQARLRAVEEGLPLVRDANTGISAVIDPHGRILGRTPLGEETWLDADLPARIPGGTLYGRFGDTAFALMLAACLGGALVARRP; from the coding sequence GTGGACGGCTACGCACGGTCCGCTGCGGTTCCGAGCGCGCCGGTACGGGACCCTGATCCCGGCCGCGCGGCCGTGCCGGGGGCCGTCCTGGCGATCGCGCGCCTGACCGGCTGGCGCCGGCTCGGGCTCGCGTGGCTCGTCGGCGCGCTCGGTGCCCTGGCGATGCCGCCCTACGGCATCGTTCCGGCCCTGGCCGTGTCGCTGACGGTCGCGGTCTGGCTGCAGGACGGCGCCGCGTCCGGCCGCACCGCGCTGCGGCGGTTCTGGCCCTGCTTCCTGATCGGCTGGGCCTGGGGCTTCGGCTATCTGACCGCCGGCCTGTGGTGGCTGGGCCGGGCTTTCCTCGTGGAGGCCGACGAGTTCCTCTGGGCCCTGCCGCTCGGCGTGATCGGCCTCCCCTTCGCCCTCGGCCTGTTCTACGGCGCGGGCTTCGGCGCCGCCGGCCTGCTGTGGAGCCGTGGAACCGCGCGGATCGCCGCCCTCGCCTTCGGGATCGCCGCCGCCGAGTGGCTGCGCGGCCATGTGTTCACGGGCTTTCCCTGGAACACCCTCGGGATGGCGCTCGCCCAGAACCTCTGGCTGATGCAGGGGGCCGCCCTGATCGGGCTCTACGGCCTGACCATTCTTGCGGTGCTCGCCTGCGCCGCGCCCGCGACGCTCGCCACCGGTCCGCGTCCGCTCGGCCGGTTCGGCCCGTCTGCCGCCGCCGCCGCCCTCCTCGCCGGCATGGCTGTCTACGGCGCCGAGCGCCTCGGGCCGCCCGATCCGGTCGTGGCCGGGATTCGCCTGCGCCTCGTCCAGCCCAACCTGCCGCAGGACGCCAAGTTCAGGCCCGAGAACCGGGCCGACATCGTCGACCGCTACATCGAGCTGAGTCAGCGGCCCGTGGAGGCCGGCGCGCCCGAGCCGACCCACATCGTCTGGCCCGAATCGGCCTTTCCGTTCCTGATACAGCGCGATCCCGATGCCCTGGCCAAAGTGGCTGCCGGCCTGAAGCCCGGGCAGCACCTGATCACCGGCGCGGCCCGCGCCGAGGAGCCCCTGCCCGGCGAGCGCCTGCGCTACTTCAACGCCGTGATGGTGATCGGGCGGGATGGCCGGATCTCCGACAGCTACGACAAGGTCCACCTCGTCCCGTTCGGCGAGTACCTGCCGGCGCCCCTCGACGCCGCCCTTCGGGCGCTCGGCCTGCGCCAGTTCGTGGCGATCCCGGGCGGCTTCTCCGCGGGCTCCCTCGTCGCCCGACAGATCCTGTCGGTGCCCGGCCTGCCGTCGGTGGCGGCGACGATCTGCTACGAGGCGATCTTCCCGCACGCGATCCTGCCCGCCGGCCACGTGGCCCCGGCGCAGGAGCCGGCGGGACTGATCCTGAATGTGACCAACGACGCGTGGTTCGGCGACACGCCGGGCCCGCGCCAGCACCTCGCCCAAGCCCGCCTGCGCGCAGTCGAGGAGGGATTACCGCTTGTCCGTGACGCCAATACCGGGATCTCCGCGGTGATCGACCCCCACGGCCGTATCCTCGGCCGCACACCCCTCGGCGAGGAGACCTGGCTCGATGCCGACCTGCCCGCCCGGATCCCCGGCGGTACGCTGTACGGCAGGTTCGGCGACACGGCGTTCGCGCTGATGCTTGCCGCCTGTCTCGGCGGCGCTCTCGTCGCGCGGCGTCCGTGA
- a CDS encoding MFS transporter, with product MTPNRAAPSRATSGRLLLGVALMLVAFNLRPALSTVGPLLATIRDGTGLSAGGAAILTTLPVLCLGIACALAAPLIRRIGPDLAVLAGSAILAAGLTLRGLGGLVPLFAGTALAAIGIGLDNVLLPALVKRDFAASGGLMTGLYTMTLCLGAAAGAGAAVPVEHALAGGWPSALAIWSLPALAAAFLWIPFARRTASSAAPSAGRLLRSPLAWWVTGFMGLQSSLAYILFGWLPLLLQGRGLSALDAGLYASLTTLVQAPGALLTAMLAARARDQRAWIVAIPGLTAAAFLVLAFGADWLRIPAAGALGFGIGGCFGLGLTLIVLRAADAASAAGLSAMAQGIGYTGACLGPLVFGLAHDATGGWGVPGALFVGIATAAILIGQAAGRDRKVNAAEPAPNGASAQPLTSLQPANPASGS from the coding sequence GTGACCCCGAACCGCGCCGCCCCGAGCCGCGCAACGTCGGGCCGGCTGCTGCTCGGCGTCGCGCTGATGCTGGTCGCCTTCAACCTGCGGCCGGCACTGAGCACGGTCGGCCCGCTGCTGGCCACCATCCGGGACGGCACCGGCCTGAGTGCGGGCGGGGCCGCCATTCTCACCACATTGCCGGTCCTGTGCCTGGGCATCGCCTGCGCGCTGGCGGCGCCGCTGATCCGGCGGATCGGTCCCGACCTCGCGGTCCTCGCCGGCTCGGCGATCCTGGCGGCAGGCCTCACCCTCCGCGGCCTTGGCGGGCTGGTGCCGCTCTTCGCCGGAACGGCCCTCGCGGCCATCGGCATCGGGCTCGACAACGTTCTGCTGCCCGCGCTGGTGAAGCGCGACTTCGCCGCCAGCGGCGGCCTGATGACCGGCCTCTACACCATGACCCTCTGCCTCGGTGCGGCCGCGGGGGCCGGGGCGGCGGTGCCGGTGGAGCACGCGCTCGCGGGCGGCTGGCCCTCGGCGCTCGCCATCTGGTCGCTGCCGGCGCTCGCCGCCGCCTTCCTGTGGATTCCCTTCGCCCGCCGAACGGCGTCCAGCGCGGCCCCCTCCGCCGGGCGGCTGCTCCGCAGCCCGCTGGCCTGGTGGGTGACGGGCTTCATGGGCCTGCAATCGTCGCTCGCCTACATCCTGTTCGGCTGGCTGCCGCTGCTCCTGCAGGGACGCGGCCTCAGTGCGCTGGATGCCGGGCTCTACGCGTCGCTCACGACGCTGGTTCAGGCGCCCGGGGCGCTGCTGACCGCCATGCTGGCCGCCCGCGCCCGGGATCAGCGGGCCTGGATCGTCGCCATCCCGGGCCTCACCGCCGCGGCCTTCCTAGTCCTCGCCTTCGGGGCCGATTGGCTGCGCATCCCGGCTGCCGGCGCGCTGGGCTTCGGGATCGGCGGCTGCTTCGGCCTGGGGCTGACCCTGATCGTGCTCCGCGCCGCCGACGCGGCCAGTGCCGCCGGTCTCTCCGCCATGGCGCAGGGCATCGGCTATACCGGCGCTTGCCTGGGCCCGCTGGTCTTCGGCCTTGCCCATGACGCCACGGGCGGCTGGGGCGTGCCGGGGGCCTTGTTCGTCGGCATCGCCACGGCGGCCATCCTGATTGGTCAAGCCGCCGGTCGCGACCGCAAGGTCAACGCGGCCGAACCGGCGCCGAACGGCGCATCGGCTCA